Proteins from one Coregonus clupeaformis isolate EN_2021a chromosome 25, ASM2061545v1, whole genome shotgun sequence genomic window:
- the LOC121539439 gene encoding BEN domain-containing protein 3-like, which translates to MNTSDHGENSDGEMLEREREPIQDIKTETDECTISEKTEGPRRWYLGTSEATRKRTAKDMGCDAHNSELQRSTSSKRVRVSSEAGRRLLRRLSEESTRPQPLCLTSAEKDPAQEKTIASYRKPLYSISHRITEKKHTSSLDQQAQHEGGVRLSYSNLLSPQLVNTGEHSQSEPLSALGTAGSMSSTDSNLYSLIENMFFILNTLNSSMTQLHSKVDLLSLEVTRIKKQIKPSEMATEFQPPPEYLLTSEELSQLMEQTSNAGELGCRLLVHLFPELFKAKECTPGSIANKRTLDSLQLQLIRNYVKVCFPLVKNNNIWQDECLLQINNFFNRFWAQKDMESGPQSCGRHTIIGLGLKAERNQPCHFINEGQEVHLELHSNSDHTNNKVVVPDLVFDTQELGEDLDELSSPEDFMFLVNRLFPEVFEQGKLPEGSVGKMILDSDRIEIIRKYMEANFPDVPEDSWLQVCVQRIEDAIEGYHSNGNGSEPENMNDESYDSTGLPDDVSIIKISDLCDYERPGRRSKKSLLVPVDFEQLEIPLPDLSVPQEYLLSREQLRNNYECSLSIGNFASRLLVLIFPELFTYENTRKHYNCSGSLGKKQLDPVRVNLIRHYVQLLYPQAKNDRVWTLEFVGKLDELCRRRDTEQRRSYQQQPKVYAPELEQEPVDFVAACQVNQLKTEHLKEDFEIPPLPPEKSSKDFCMIPLEELTVSIPDFTVPLVYLLSDTEVREIVQQSLSVGNFAARLLVRLFPELFTQENLRLQYNHSGACNKKQLDPVRLRLIRHYVEAVYPVEKMEEVWHYECVPSIDERCRRPNRKKCDILKKAKRSNTVS; encoded by the exons ATGAATACCTCTGACCATGGGGAAAACTCAGATGGCGAAATGCTTGAGAGAG AGCGAGAACCCATTCAAGACATCAAGACAGAGACAGATGAATGTACTATTAGTGAGAAAACTGAAGGACCCCGAAGATGGTACCTTGGAACTAGTGAGGCCACCAGGAAACGTACTGCCAAGGACATGGGCTGTGACGCTCACAATTCTGAATTGCAGCGGTCTACCAGCAGCAAAAGAGTCAGGGTCTCTAGTGAG GCAGGCCGGCGCTTGCTGAGGAGATTGTCTGAAGAGTCCACGAGGCCTCAACCCCTCTGCCTGACATCTGCGGAGAAGGACCCTGCCCAGGAGAAGACTATAGCCTCTTACAGGAAGCCTCTCTACAGCATCTCTCACAGAATCACAGAGAAGAAGCACACATCAAGCCTGGACCAGCAGGCTCAGCATGAGGGAGGAGTGCGGCTAAGCTATAGCAATCTCTTATCCCCTCAACTGGTCAATACAGGGGAGCACAGCCAAAGTGAACCCCTCTCTGCCCTGGGGACGGCAGGGTCCATGTCTTCAACAGACTCTAATCTATACTCCCTCATCGAGAATATGTTTTTCATCCTCAATACGCTCAACTCAAGCATGACCCAACTGCACAGCAAGGTGGATCTACTTTCCCTGGAAGTCACTCGCATCAAAAAACAGATCAAACCCTCAGAGATGGCAACTGAGTTCCAGCCTCCGCCAGAATACCTGTTGACAAGTGAGGAGCTGAGTCAACTGATGGAGCAGACATCAAATGCTGGGGAGTTGGGTTGTCGACTGCTAGTACACCTCTTCCCAGAACTTTTTAAAGCCAAGGAGTGCACTCCTGGTAGTATTGCCAACAAGAGAACATTGGATTCCCTACAGCTGCAGCTAATACGCAACTATGTGAAGGTGTGTTTTCCTCTGGTAAAGAACAACAACATTTGGCAGGATGAATGCCTATTACAGATTAATAACTTCTTTAACCGCTTCTGGGCTCAGAAGGATATGGAGAGCGGGCCACAGTCATGTGGTAGACACACTATTATAGGCTTGGGTTTAAAAGCTGAGCGGAACCAGCCCTGCCATTTTATAAATGAGGGGCAAGAAGTGCACCTTGAGTTACACTCCAATAGTGACCACACCAACAATAAAGTAGTAGTGCCAGACCTTGTGTTTGACACTCAGGAGCTTGGAGAGGATCTTGATGAGCTCTCCTCCCCTGAAGATTTTATGTTTCTTGTAAACAGACTTTTCCCAGAGGTTTTTGAGCAGGGGAAATTGCCAGAGGGTAGTGTGGGAAAGATGATCCTGGACTCGGACAGGATAGAGATTATCCGTAAATACATGGAAGCAAATTTTCCTGACGTCCCAGAGGATagttggctgcaggtgtgtgtgcaGCGCATAGAAGATGCAATAGAGGGTTATCACAGTAACGGCAATGGCAGTGAGCCTGAGAACATGAATGATGAGAGCTATGACTCCACAGGCCTCCCTGATGATGTCTCTATCATCAAGATCAGTGACTTGTGTGACTACGAGAGACCAGGTCGTAGGTCAAAAAAGTCCTTGCTTGTGCCAGTCGATTTTGAACAACTTGAGATCCCCCTACCAGATCTGAGTGTGCCTCAAGAGTATCTGCTCTCTAGGGAGCAACTGAGGAACAACTATGAATGTAGCTTGTCAATTGGGAACTTTGCCTCTCGCCTCTTAGTACTTATTTTCCCTGAGCTCTTCACCTACGAGAACACACGGAAGCATTACAACTGTAGTGGCTCTCTCGGGAAGAAGCAGCTTGATCCTGTACGGGTCAACCTTATTCGCCACTACGTACAGCTACTATATCCACAGGCCAAGAATGACAGAGTGTGGACCCTGGAATTTGTGGGTAAACTGGACGAGCTGTGCAGGCGACGAGACACGGAACAACGGCGGTCATACCAGCAGCAACCCAAAGTCTATGCTCCTGAGTTGGAGCAAGAGCCTGTGGACTTTGTGGCTGCTTGCCAAGTGAACCAGCTCAAAACAGAGCACTTGAAAGAGGACTTTGAGATCCCTCCACTACCCCCTGAAAAAAGTAGCAAAGACTTCTGCATGATCCCCCTGGAGGAATTGACGGTGTCGATTCCAGACTTCACAGTGCCTTTGGTCTACTTGCTCTCAGACACTGAGGTGCGAGAGATTGTCCAGCAGAGCCTTTCTGTGGGAAACTTTGCCGCCCGCCTACTGGTGCGCCTCTTCCCTGAGCTCTTCACTCAGGAGAACCTGCGGCTTCAGTATAACCACTCGGGCGCCTGCAATAAGAAGCAGCTGGATCCTGTGCGTCTCAGGCTCATCCGCCACTATGTAGAAGCCGTGTACCCAGTTGAGAAGATGGAGGAGGTCTGGCATTATGAATGTGTGCCAAGCATAGATGAGCGATGCCGGCGGCCCAACCGCAAGAAGTGTGACATACTGAAGAAGGCCAAGAGATCAAATACTGTGTCCTAG